A genomic stretch from Chitinophaga lutea includes:
- a CDS encoding BPSS1187 family protein yields the protein MKTLLIGLTLLAAGCNKQPAKPADGALTEHIVLPQQTDAALNTYNEPHYAYVHPQQTPRNRLLVFLPGTGAEPKNYRLFVQRAAAMGYHAIGLMYPNEPAINQLCAGSGDVTSHSRARLEIVDGTDRHPAVQVNAANSILQRLVKLIGYLHRQYPNEQWGQYLSGATPVWERITVAGHSQGAGHAGIMGKHYPVQRVIMFSGMDFLTNGQIPDWVNNTSGKEKYFALHHEQDELLDIAMVKKGWLSLGMGTPVDASGPLNQAKAITTTLAPGVNLAGKYHNATVVDVFLPKNGALDAAWNYLLQ from the coding sequence ATGAAAACACTCCTGATCGGCCTCACGCTGCTGGCAGCGGGTTGCAACAAACAGCCCGCCAAACCGGCTGATGGAGCACTAACGGAACACATCGTGCTTCCGCAGCAAACGGATGCCGCACTGAACACCTACAACGAGCCGCATTACGCCTACGTACACCCGCAACAGACACCGCGCAACCGGTTGCTGGTGTTTTTGCCCGGTACCGGCGCGGAACCGAAGAACTATCGTTTATTCGTGCAGCGGGCGGCGGCGATGGGGTATCATGCCATCGGGCTGATGTACCCGAATGAGCCCGCCATCAACCAGCTCTGTGCGGGCTCCGGTGACGTGACGAGCCATTCCCGCGCAAGGTTGGAGATTGTTGACGGCACCGACCGCCACCCCGCCGTGCAGGTAAATGCCGCCAACAGCATCCTGCAGCGGCTGGTGAAACTCATCGGTTACCTGCACCGGCAATACCCAAACGAACAATGGGGGCAATACCTTTCCGGCGCAACGCCGGTGTGGGAGCGGATAACCGTGGCGGGACATTCACAGGGTGCGGGCCATGCGGGCATAATGGGGAAACATTACCCGGTGCAGCGGGTCATTATGTTTTCAGGAATGGACTTTCTCACGAACGGGCAAATACCGGACTGGGTGAACAATACCAGCGGAAAGGAAAAATACTTCGCGCTCCATCACGAACAGGATGAGTTGCTGGATATTGCCATGGTAAAAAAAGGATGGCTATCGCTGGGCATGGGCACACCTGTGGATGCATCGGGGCCGTTGAACCAGGCGAAGGCCATTACTACTACGCTGGCGCCCGGCGTTAACCTTGCCGGCAAATATCACAATGCGACCGTGGTGGATGTGTTCCTCCCGAAAAACGGAGCACTGGATGCTGCCTGGAATTACCTGCTTCAATAA
- the dnaK gene encoding molecular chaperone DnaK, whose product MGKIIGIDLGTTNSCVAVMEGNEPVVIANDEGRRTTPSVVAFLKNGERKVGDPAKRQAITNPINTIMSVKRFMGRHYDELSNEIPHWSYKVAKGDNNTTRIDIDGRLYTPQEISAMILQKMKKTAEDYLGQEVSEAVITVPAYFNDAQRQATKEAGEIAGLNVRRIINEPTAAALAYGLDKKHHDSIIAVFDLGGGTFDISILELGDGVFEVKSTNGDTHLGGDDFDKVIMDWLADEFKKDEAVDLHKDPMAWQRLKEAAEKAKIELSSSQETEINLPYITAVDGVPKHLVKKLTRSKFEQLSDKLVERTLEPCKKALADAGMDVSKIDEVILVGGSTRIPKIQEVVEKFFGKKPNKGVNPDEVVAIGAAIQGGVLTGEVKDVLLLDVTPLSLGIETMGGVFTKLIEANTTIPTKKSEIFSTAADNQPSVEIHVLQGERPMAAQNRTLGRFILNDLPPAQRGVPKIEVVFDIDANGILHVTAKDQGTGKSQNIRIEAGSGLSKEEIEKMKAEAKAHEAEDKVAREKVEKINQAESLVFQTEKQLKEYGDKIPADKKAPIETALEKLREAQKTQDVAQIDAAVTELNAAWTAASEEIYKAQAQGQPGPDAQAGGQQQGGNQQGAAGDTVTDAEFEEVK is encoded by the coding sequence ATGGGAAAGATTATAGGAATTGACTTAGGAACTACCAACTCTTGCGTTGCCGTAATGGAAGGTAACGAACCGGTAGTAATTGCCAACGATGAAGGTCGCCGTACCACGCCTTCCGTTGTAGCTTTTTTAAAGAACGGCGAAAGAAAGGTAGGCGACCCGGCCAAACGCCAGGCGATTACCAACCCGATTAATACCATTATGTCGGTTAAACGTTTCATGGGCCGCCATTATGACGAGCTGTCCAATGAAATTCCCCACTGGAGCTACAAAGTAGCAAAAGGCGACAACAACACCACCCGTATCGATATAGACGGCAGGTTATATACGCCGCAGGAAATTTCTGCGATGATCCTGCAGAAAATGAAAAAAACGGCCGAAGATTACCTGGGCCAGGAAGTATCGGAAGCGGTGATCACCGTGCCTGCATACTTTAACGATGCCCAGCGCCAGGCGACCAAAGAAGCCGGCGAAATCGCAGGCCTCAACGTGCGCCGTATCATCAACGAGCCTACTGCCGCTGCACTGGCTTACGGGCTGGATAAAAAACACCACGACAGCATCATCGCCGTATTCGACCTTGGCGGTGGTACTTTCGACATCTCCATCCTGGAGCTGGGCGACGGCGTGTTCGAAGTAAAATCCACCAATGGTGATACCCACCTGGGTGGCGACGACTTCGATAAAGTGATTATGGACTGGCTGGCAGATGAGTTTAAGAAAGATGAGGCGGTTGACCTGCACAAAGATCCCATGGCATGGCAGCGTCTGAAAGAAGCGGCTGAAAAAGCAAAAATCGAGCTGTCTTCTTCCCAGGAAACCGAAATCAACCTGCCTTACATTACGGCTGTTGACGGCGTGCCCAAACACCTGGTGAAAAAACTCACCCGCTCCAAATTCGAGCAGCTGAGCGACAAACTGGTGGAAAGAACGCTGGAGCCCTGTAAGAAAGCCCTGGCTGATGCAGGTATGGACGTTTCGAAAATCGACGAAGTAATCCTGGTGGGCGGTTCTACCCGTATCCCCAAAATCCAGGAAGTGGTAGAGAAATTCTTCGGTAAAAAACCGAACAAAGGTGTGAACCCCGATGAGGTGGTGGCCATTGGCGCCGCTATCCAGGGCGGTGTACTCACCGGTGAAGTGAAGGATGTGTTGCTGCTCGACGTAACCCCGCTGTCTCTCGGTATCGAAACCATGGGCGGTGTGTTTACCAAACTGATCGAAGCCAACACCACCATCCCCACCAAAAAGAGCGAAATATTCTCAACCGCCGCTGACAACCAGCCGAGCGTTGAAATACATGTGCTGCAAGGTGAAAGGCCGATGGCTGCACAAAACAGGACCCTGGGCCGTTTCATCCTGAACGACCTGCCGCCCGCACAGCGCGGTGTGCCGAAAATCGAAGTGGTGTTCGACATCGACGCCAACGGCATCCTGCACGTAACGGCGAAAGACCAGGGCACCGGCAAGTCGCAGAACATCCGCATCGAAGCGGGCAGCGGCCTGAGCAAGGAAGAGATCGAAAAAATGAAAGCAGAAGCCAAAGCGCACGAGGCTGAAGATAAAGTAGCCCGTGAGAAGGTGGAGAAAATCAACCAGGCCGAAAGCCTCGTATTCCAGACGGAAAAACAACTGAAGGAATACGGCGATAAAATCCCTGCCGATAAAAAAGCACCGATCGAAACCGCCCTTGAAAAACTGCGCGAAGCACAGAAAACACAGGACGTTGCACAGATCGACGCCGCAGTAACCGAACTGAATGCGGCCTGGACGGCAGCTTCAGAAGAAATTTACAAAGCCCAGGCACAGGGCCAGCCCGGCCCGGATGCACAGGCGGGTGGCCAGCAGCAAGGCGGCAACCAGCAGGGTGCGGCAGGCGATACTGTTACGGACGCCGAGTTTGAAGAAGTGAAATAA